A genomic region of Anaerolineales bacterium contains the following coding sequences:
- a CDS encoding TIM barrel protein, with the protein MAFRFGTVGSPISAPKKPGGSVGAVQHIRTLGLGALELGWVQSVRVSEETCAAIRQQAKQSDVLLSVHAPYYINLNATFEEWPNARRRLMDAAHYGNLAGATEIIFHPGSCSGKPPEEAMKLAKARLQDCVAELRRNRNPVTLRPETMGKGGQLGTLEENLEMAKDIPGVLPCIDFAHLHARAGDGSMNSYDEWMVALGKYRDALGAEALKNLSCHLSGIAYTEKGEKNHLTIAESDFKLEELFRALKDMDCGGRILSESPILEEDALLYQRTWQALGGEVITGEPAA; encoded by the coding sequence ATGGCCTTTCGATTTGGAACTGTAGGGTCGCCGATCTCGGCGCCCAAGAAACCCGGCGGCAGCGTGGGCGCCGTGCAGCATATCCGCACGCTTGGGTTGGGCGCCCTGGAGTTGGGCTGGGTGCAGTCTGTGCGCGTCAGCGAGGAGACCTGCGCCGCCATTCGCCAGCAAGCCAAGCAATCAGACGTGCTGCTCAGCGTGCATGCGCCGTATTACATCAACTTGAACGCCACGTTTGAAGAGTGGCCCAATGCTCGCCGCCGTCTGATGGATGCGGCGCACTATGGCAACCTGGCCGGCGCTACCGAGATCATTTTCCATCCCGGCAGCTGCAGCGGCAAGCCGCCTGAGGAGGCGATGAAGCTGGCCAAAGCGCGCCTGCAAGATTGCGTGGCCGAGCTGCGCCGCAACCGCAACCCGGTAACCTTGCGCCCGGAGACGATGGGCAAAGGCGGCCAACTGGGCACGCTGGAAGAGAATCTGGAGATGGCCAAGGACATTCCCGGCGTGTTGCCGTGCATCGACTTTGCTCATTTGCACGCCCGCGCCGGCGATGGCAGCATGAATAGCTACGATGAGTGGATGGTGGCGTTGGGCAAGTACCGCGACGCATTGGGTGCTGAAGCGCTCAAAAACCTGAGCTGCCACCTCTCTGGCATTGCCTACACGGAGAAGGGTGAAAAGAATCATCTCACCATCGCCGAATCCGATTTCAAGCTTGAGGAACTGTTCCGCGCCCTCAAGGATATGGATTGTGGCGGGCGCATCCTGAGTGAAAGCCCGATCCTCGAAGAAGACGCGCTGCTCTACCAACGTACCTGGCAAGCGCTGGGCGGTGAAGTAATCACGGGCGAGCCAGCCGCTTGA
- a CDS encoding HDIG domain-containing protein, which translates to MTTRDEALAIVHEHVKNEGLVRHMLSVETAMRHYAAMYGEDAELWGVAGLLHDFDWEIHPTLEQHPQAGAPILRERGVPEEIVQAVLSHANHSNIPRTTLMQKALYACDELTGLITAVALVRPSRSILDVKVKSIKNKWKDRAFAAGANREEMEDGARELGIELWEHAGNVLAAMQANAAELGLVGNPEAAGGEG; encoded by the coding sequence ATGACCACTCGAGACGAAGCACTTGCGATTGTGCACGAACATGTAAAGAACGAGGGGCTGGTGCGCCACATGCTCAGCGTGGAAACCGCCATGCGCCACTACGCCGCCATGTACGGCGAGGATGCTGAGCTGTGGGGCGTGGCCGGGTTGCTGCACGACTTCGACTGGGAGATCCACCCCACCCTGGAGCAGCACCCGCAGGCCGGTGCGCCGATCCTGCGTGAACGCGGCGTGCCCGAGGAGATCGTGCAAGCCGTGCTCAGCCACGCCAACCACAGCAACATCCCACGCACCACGCTGATGCAAAAGGCGCTGTATGCCTGTGATGAGCTCACCGGCCTGATCACCGCCGTGGCGCTGGTGCGCCCCTCGCGCTCCATTCTGGATGTCAAAGTCAAGTCCATCAAGAACAAATGGAAGGACCGCGCCTTTGCCGCCGGAGCCAACCGCGAAGAGATGGAAGACGGCGCGCGTGAGCTGGGTATCGAGCTGTGGGAGCATGCCGGCAACGTATTGGCCGCCATGCAGGCCAATGCCGCTGAGCTGGGCCTGGTGGGCAACCCCGAGGCCGCTGGTGGCGAGGGCTGA
- a CDS encoding peptidoglycan bridge formation glycyltransferase FemA/FemB family protein produces the protein MDTATWNALISQLPRPHLLQTGQWARAKEPFGWTAHYKTWEQDGKLVAAAQILQRSVRLPLIGKELCMLYVPKGPLLADWNDAALRARVLAGLRETAKELGAFFIKIDPDLAYGYGLPGAEDERVVPAAADFVAELKSAGWRYSNEQVQMPNTMLIDIDKSEEDILAAMKQKGRYNLRLSQKKGVTVRRGTPADFATFYKMYAETSVRDGFVIRSEEYYRAVWDKFYNAGLLVPLLAEVEGEVVAGLMLFIYGEQSWYIYGMSRALHRETMPNYLLQWEAIRASREAGCKVYDLWGAPDEFNEADAMWGVYRFKLSLGAYEARHIGAWDLPMQPAVYSMYTQVLPRLIAAMRWRGRRQTQAQVRSEQ, from the coding sequence ATGGATACAGCAACCTGGAACGCCCTCATCTCCCAATTGCCGCGCCCGCATCTGTTGCAGACCGGGCAGTGGGCGCGCGCCAAAGAGCCTTTTGGCTGGACGGCGCATTACAAGACCTGGGAGCAAGATGGCAAGCTAGTTGCCGCGGCCCAGATCCTGCAGCGCAGCGTGCGCTTGCCGCTGATTGGCAAAGAGCTGTGCATGCTGTATGTGCCTAAGGGGCCGCTGTTGGCCGACTGGAACGATGCCGCCTTGCGTGCCCGCGTGCTGGCTGGCTTGCGCGAGACCGCCAAGGAGCTGGGCGCCTTCTTCATCAAGATTGATCCGGATTTAGCCTACGGGTATGGCCTGCCCGGCGCTGAGGATGAGCGCGTGGTGCCCGCCGCAGCAGATTTTGTAGCCGAGCTGAAATCGGCGGGCTGGCGCTATTCCAACGAGCAAGTGCAGATGCCCAATACGATGTTGATCGACATCGACAAGAGCGAAGAAGACATCTTGGCGGCCATGAAACAAAAGGGCCGCTATAACTTGCGTCTCTCACAGAAAAAGGGCGTCACGGTGCGCCGCGGCACCCCGGCCGACTTTGCCACCTTCTACAAAATGTACGCCGAGACCTCGGTGCGCGATGGCTTTGTCATCCGCAGCGAAGAGTACTACCGCGCCGTGTGGGATAAGTTCTACAACGCCGGCCTGCTGGTTCCCCTGCTGGCCGAGGTGGAAGGCGAAGTGGTGGCCGGGCTGATGCTGTTCATCTACGGCGAGCAATCCTGGTACATCTACGGCATGTCGCGTGCGCTGCACCGCGAAACCATGCCCAACTATCTATTGCAATGGGAAGCTATCCGCGCCAGCCGCGAGGCCGGCTGCAAGGTGTATGACCTGTGGGGCGCGCCGGATGAGTTCAACGAGGCCGACGCGATGTGGGGCGTGTACCGCTTCAAGCTCAGCCTAGGCGCCTACGAAGCACGCCACATCGGCGCCTGGGATCTGCCGATGCAGCCCGCCGTGTACAGTATGTACACGCAAGTGTTGCCGCGCCTGATCGCAGCCATGCGCTGGCGTGGCCGCCGCCAGACGCAGGCGCAAGTGCGCTCAGAGCAGTAG
- a CDS encoding polysaccharide deacetylase family protein gives MSTRTFALALAAGLLAACTLPSGPAAQATQAASATAAASLTPSSSPTPQATHTPTITPTPAPPPASFSSSSLLSGVQPVSYIADQCQYLAARWNPANSQPGTVVAALMYHSILRGDATPSLAQDINQVTFYQIVDKARQLGFETITSQQLLAFLESNAAIPARSMLLILDDRRPGTAQEYFLPLHEQYGWGTTLAWIIGDTDIRPGEHSGESLWEWMERLNATGVFDIQSHGLNHIPITPGLSADFLRSELGDNIPILVEHFGQRPITHVWAGGNFTPEGVAMASELGYRLGFTIYSRGPVLFNWIPQGEQELAAGHPLLTLPRYWDSAAVFNLQQAADSGDAARQFARENYAAEAAWFAQNCGGELPPLDAVLDD, from the coding sequence GTGAGTACCCGCACGTTTGCCCTCGCGCTGGCTGCCGGCCTGCTGGCGGCCTGTACGCTGCCCAGCGGCCCGGCGGCGCAGGCCACCCAAGCTGCCAGCGCCACCGCGGCGGCCAGCCTGACCCCGTCCAGCAGCCCCACGCCGCAGGCCACCCACACGCCCACGATCACGCCTACGCCCGCCCCGCCGCCCGCCAGCTTCAGCAGCAGTAGCCTGCTGAGCGGAGTGCAGCCGGTGAGCTACATTGCCGATCAATGCCAGTATTTGGCCGCACGGTGGAACCCAGCCAACAGCCAGCCCGGCACGGTGGTTGCGGCGCTGATGTATCACAGCATTTTGCGCGGCGATGCCACTCCCAGCCTGGCGCAAGACATTAACCAAGTGACTTTCTACCAGATCGTAGATAAGGCGCGCCAACTGGGCTTTGAAACCATCACCAGCCAGCAACTGCTCGCCTTCCTGGAAAGCAACGCCGCCATCCCGGCGCGCAGCATGTTACTCATTCTGGATGATCGCCGCCCCGGCACCGCCCAGGAATACTTCCTGCCCCTGCATGAGCAGTATGGCTGGGGTACTACGCTGGCCTGGATCATTGGCGATACGGATATCCGCCCGGGCGAGCACAGTGGTGAAAGCCTTTGGGAATGGATGGAGCGCCTTAACGCCACCGGGGTGTTTGATATTCAGTCCCACGGGCTGAATCACATTCCGATCACCCCGGGCCTGAGCGCCGATTTCCTACGCAGCGAGTTGGGCGACAACATCCCCATCCTGGTAGAGCACTTCGGCCAACGCCCGATCACGCACGTGTGGGCTGGCGGCAATTTCACGCCCGAGGGTGTGGCGATGGCCAGCGAGCTCGGCTACCGCCTGGGGTTCACGATCTACTCACGCGGCCCCGTGCTGTTCAACTGGATCCCGCAGGGCGAGCAAGAGCTGGCCGCCGGCCACCCGCTGCTGACCCTGCCACGCTACTGGGATTCGGCCGCGGTATTCAACCTGCAGCAAGCCGCCGACAGCGGCGACGCTGCCCGGCAGTTTGCGCGTGAAAATTATGCCGCGGAGGCGGCATGGTTTGCGCAAAACTGTGGCGGGGAGCTGCCGCCGCTGGATGCTGTGCTTGATGATTGA
- a CDS encoding uracil-DNA glycosylase family protein: MKLAERQARFEQLQLAMRACRLCLQAGYYIEPPAVTHGSVKARIMTVGQAPGVTEVVAKRPFNASSGKRLFQWLGEAGIDEAWFRRTQYMTSVTKCFPGKNKSGGGDRAPSLTEQQMCRPFLDEELALVRPKLIIPIGKMAIETFYGRGIVLEQVIGTQMELDGVWYVPLPHPSGASRWHQIAENRERIQQAIGLIAAQYRRLFPKVNSRR, encoded by the coding sequence TTGAAACTGGCCGAACGCCAGGCGCGCTTTGAGCAGCTTCAGCTTGCCATGCGCGCCTGCCGCCTATGTTTGCAGGCGGGCTACTACATCGAGCCGCCAGCGGTGACGCATGGCAGCGTAAAGGCACGCATCATGACCGTAGGCCAGGCACCCGGCGTGACCGAAGTAGTGGCCAAGCGGCCCTTCAATGCCAGTAGCGGCAAACGCCTGTTTCAGTGGCTGGGCGAGGCGGGCATCGACGAAGCCTGGTTCCGCCGCACCCAGTACATGACCTCGGTCACCAAGTGCTTCCCCGGCAAGAACAAATCCGGCGGCGGCGACCGTGCCCCTTCGCTCACCGAACAGCAAATGTGCCGCCCGTTTCTTGATGAGGAACTGGCGTTGGTGCGCCCCAAGCTCATCATCCCCATCGGCAAGATGGCCATCGAGACCTTTTACGGCCGCGGCATCGTGCTGGAGCAGGTCATCGGTACCCAGATGGAGTTGGATGGCGTGTGGTACGTGCCCCTGCCGCATCCTTCCGGCGCCAGCCGCTGGCACCAGATCGCCGAGAACCGCGAGCGTATTCAACAAGCGATTGGCTTGATCGCGGCACAGTATCGCAGGTTGTTTCCTAAAGTCAATAGCCGCAGATGA
- a CDS encoding nuclear transport factor 2 family protein, producing the protein MSILSGKGMYLWIISRVEGGDPQKIAELAQQAGLSHVLIKVADRNYKYNVDNTGFDHVPGVVSALRARGIQPWGWQYIYGTNPAAEAAMAIQRVKQFSLDGFVVNAEVEFKQKGMETPARQYMQALRAGLPNTPIGFSSYRYPTLHRPLPFETFLEYSDINMPQVYWIQASNPAAQLLRSVREHQALSVWRPILPTGSAYPDGSWNPTPGQITDFMQACKDNGLSGANFWEWYYARRISGVWDAVKDYPWPTGPAPTPDISIRFLDALNSQDPVKVAALYGTAGVHVNAKRTVQGSEGILRWYNALLRDTLPGARFEITGSTTQKNLRILTWTATSNKGRVLDGKDSLAIQNDKITYHYTYFTVK; encoded by the coding sequence ATGAGCATTCTTAGCGGAAAAGGGATGTACCTTTGGATCATCAGCCGGGTGGAAGGTGGCGATCCGCAAAAGATCGCTGAGTTGGCCCAACAAGCCGGGCTTAGCCATGTACTCATTAAGGTGGCCGACCGCAACTACAAATACAACGTGGATAACACGGGCTTCGACCATGTGCCCGGGGTAGTTTCAGCATTGCGCGCTCGCGGCATCCAGCCGTGGGGCTGGCAATACATCTACGGCACCAACCCGGCCGCCGAGGCGGCCATGGCGATCCAACGCGTCAAACAGTTCAGCCTGGATGGTTTCGTGGTCAACGCCGAGGTGGAGTTCAAGCAGAAGGGCATGGAAACACCCGCCCGCCAGTACATGCAAGCGCTGCGCGCCGGCCTGCCCAACACGCCCATCGGCTTCAGCAGCTATCGCTACCCCACGCTGCACCGCCCGCTACCCTTCGAAACCTTCCTGGAATATAGCGACATCAATATGCCGCAGGTGTACTGGATCCAGGCCAGCAACCCGGCGGCGCAACTGCTGCGCTCGGTCCGCGAGCACCAGGCGCTCAGCGTGTGGCGCCCGATCCTGCCCACCGGTTCCGCCTACCCGGATGGCAGTTGGAACCCGACGCCCGGGCAGATCACCGATTTCATGCAGGCCTGCAAAGACAACGGGCTCAGCGGCGCCAACTTCTGGGAATGGTATTACGCCCGGCGCATCTCCGGCGTGTGGGACGCGGTGAAAGACTACCCCTGGCCCACTGGCCCAGCGCCCACGCCGGATATCAGTATCCGTTTCCTGGATGCGCTCAATTCGCAAGACCCGGTAAAGGTTGCCGCGCTATACGGCACGGCCGGGGTGCATGTCAACGCCAAACGTACCGTGCAGGGCAGCGAAGGCATCTTACGTTGGTACAACGCGCTGCTGCGCGACACTTTGCCCGGGGCGCGCTTTGAGATCACCGGCAGCACCACCCAGAAGAACCTGCGCATCCTGACCTGGACGGCAACCTCGAACAAGGGCCGCGTGCTGGATGGTAAAGATTCGCTGGCCATTCAAAATGACAAGATCACCTATCATTACACGTATTTCACGGTGAAGTAA
- a CDS encoding polysaccharide biosynthesis protein, producing MSAWLRTNLRLGANRLLFADMVLVAASVLGAFILRLTPEQLILDYLPTFFWMLVVALVIKPVIYKRSGLYERVWAYASMAEMKLIVRAVTIASLIFTPIIFLLDWLGAFTNFARSLVAIDWLLSLAAVGGLRFGLRLLAENRKVIEQASGVKLRRAIILGAGDAGALVARELQKNQQLGLNPLAFLDDDPDKQGQRLHDIPVVGTLKDLPAQAAALHAEEIIMAIPSAPGSVLRQAADLSRQAGVPYRTMPGLYELIGGKVSVSRLREVDITDLLRRQPAQIDRARVGDSLRGKRVLITGAGGSIASELGRQIARWEPAMLVLLGHGENSIFEILLELHNEYPQLEIIPVIADVRDAGRITAALQTYKPDIVFHAAAHKHVPLMEANIAEAVANNVQGTLNVVQAAGAAGVQRLVMISTDKAVRPSSVMGATKRVAEWAVLDAARSLGRNYSVVRFGNVLGSRGSVVPLFKHQIAQGGPLTITHPEMERYFMTIPEAVHLVLQAAAFEGQGELYMLDMGQPVRIVDLAEDLIRLSGLTPGEDIQIEFSGLRPGEKLSEQLWEAGAEYSATTHPDIRRVQEPQAPSREQLHAALSQLLAMAEANDSSGILQLLGELLPGSEVGQAPPPAFTSLS from the coding sequence ATGAGCGCCTGGCTGCGCACCAACCTGCGTCTGGGTGCTAACCGCCTGCTGTTTGCAGACATGGTCTTGGTGGCTGCCAGCGTGCTGGGGGCCTTCATCCTGCGTCTGACGCCCGAACAACTCATTCTGGACTATTTGCCCACCTTCTTTTGGATGCTGGTGGTAGCGCTGGTCATCAAGCCTGTCATTTACAAACGCAGCGGCCTGTATGAGCGCGTGTGGGCGTACGCCTCCATGGCTGAGATGAAGCTCATCGTGCGTGCAGTAACCATTGCTTCACTGATCTTCACGCCCATCATCTTCCTGCTGGATTGGCTGGGCGCCTTCACCAACTTTGCGCGCTCGTTGGTGGCGATTGACTGGCTGCTCTCGCTGGCCGCGGTGGGCGGCTTGCGCTTTGGCTTGCGCTTGCTGGCTGAGAACCGCAAGGTGATCGAGCAGGCCAGTGGCGTCAAGCTGCGCCGCGCCATCATCCTCGGCGCCGGCGATGCGGGCGCGCTGGTGGCGCGTGAATTGCAAAAGAACCAGCAGCTCGGCCTCAACCCGCTGGCCTTCTTGGATGACGACCCGGATAAGCAGGGCCAACGCCTGCATGACATTCCCGTGGTAGGCACGCTGAAAGACCTGCCGGCCCAGGCCGCTGCTTTGCATGCGGAAGAAATCATTATGGCCATCCCCAGTGCGCCGGGCAGCGTGCTGCGCCAGGCGGCCGATCTCAGCCGCCAAGCCGGAGTGCCCTACCGCACCATGCCCGGCCTGTACGAGCTGATTGGCGGCAAGGTCAGCGTCAGCCGGTTGCGCGAAGTAGACATTACCGATTTGCTGCGCCGCCAGCCCGCCCAGATCGATCGGGCACGTGTAGGTGACAGCCTACGCGGCAAGCGCGTGCTCATTACCGGCGCGGGCGGCTCCATCGCCAGTGAGCTCGGCCGCCAGATCGCGCGCTGGGAGCCCGCCATGCTCGTGCTGCTGGGTCATGGCGAGAACAGCATCTTTGAAATCCTGCTTGAGCTGCACAACGAGTATCCGCAGCTTGAGATTATTCCTGTCATTGCGGATGTGCGTGACGCGGGGCGCATCACCGCCGCGCTACAGACTTACAAGCCAGACATCGTCTTCCACGCCGCTGCGCACAAGCACGTGCCGCTGATGGAAGCCAATATCGCCGAAGCCGTGGCGAATAACGTGCAAGGCACGCTCAACGTCGTGCAGGCTGCGGGTGCCGCAGGGGTGCAGCGTCTGGTGATGATCTCTACCGACAAGGCCGTGCGCCCCAGCAGCGTAATGGGCGCTACCAAACGCGTGGCCGAATGGGCCGTGCTGGACGCGGCGCGTAGTCTGGGGCGCAACTACTCCGTGGTGCGCTTTGGCAATGTGCTCGGCAGCCGCGGCAGTGTAGTGCCGCTGTTCAAGCACCAGATCGCCCAGGGCGGCCCGCTCACCATCACCCATCCGGAGATGGAGCGCTATTTCATGACCATTCCGGAGGCAGTGCACCTGGTGTTGCAGGCGGCCGCCTTTGAAGGCCAAGGCGAGCTGTACATGTTGGACATGGGCCAGCCGGTGCGCATTGTGGATCTGGCCGAAGACCTTATTCGCCTTTCCGGCCTGACCCCCGGCGAGGACATTCAAATCGAATTCAGCGGCCTGCGCCCGGGCGAGAAGCTCAGCGAGCAGTTGTGGGAAGCTGGCGCCGAGTACTCGGCCACCACCCACCCTGACATTCGCCGCGTGCAGGAGCCACAGGCGCCTAGCCGCGAGCAGTTGCACGCCGCACTCAGCCAGCTGCTGGCCATGGCCGAGGCCAACGACAGCTCTGGTATCCTACAGCTGCTCGGCGAGCTGCTGCCCGGCTCCGAAGTGGGCCAGGCGCCGCCGCCAGCCTTCACCTCGCTCTCGTAA